From Chromatiales bacterium, one genomic window encodes:
- a CDS encoding FAD-dependent oxidoreductase: MSSSKKPNANFATIDRRRVIKLGGSALLGLAGGALLSSGAVNATEKKRGVAGTPQTDVLIIGAGLSGLYAAQLLQEQGARVVVLEADTRVGGRVKTMDMLAGRPEAGGMQIGRMYARIRSMINTVGLSVYEPKQGFPPMGMYIGGQPVKLSDWPTSPLNKTEGAERGLPPFALKSLYLRKAPQLEQLDSWLSKDLEAYDYSFERFLRSNGASDEAIRLLEVTGERTSSVSTLDQMRNEKVLKNEIASGPYSLLEGGMSRLPEAMASRIQGGVFKNKKVVAINQQDGAVEAVCADGSRYRAASAIVTLPFSVLREVAFNPPLQGAQADAVQNLGYSQVTQIFFDVKKPYWEEDGMPASMFSDGPLERMMFLAGPPSGDDQYLWTFISGAREKHLQAMSDQEILDWSWTELKRLRPSVEGRVEPRMVWSWSKYPYARGAFSYFGPGQVTRFKNHLAAPAGRIHFAGEHTAVMQTGMEGAMESAERVAVEVLERLSRKS, translated from the coding sequence ATGTCATCGTCAAAGAAACCGAATGCCAACTTTGCAACTATCGATCGTAGACGTGTGATCAAGTTGGGTGGATCTGCGCTGCTTGGCCTCGCCGGCGGTGCACTGCTGTCCAGCGGTGCAGTGAATGCGACTGAGAAGAAGCGCGGCGTCGCAGGCACGCCTCAAACCGACGTGCTCATTATTGGCGCAGGTTTATCCGGTCTTTATGCAGCACAGCTGCTGCAGGAGCAGGGTGCTCGTGTTGTCGTTCTTGAAGCCGATACTCGTGTCGGCGGGCGCGTCAAGACCATGGACATGCTGGCAGGAAGGCCGGAAGCGGGTGGTATGCAGATCGGACGGATGTATGCCCGCATACGCAGCATGATCAATACCGTCGGTTTATCGGTGTATGAGCCGAAACAGGGTTTCCCGCCCATGGGCATGTATATCGGCGGGCAGCCGGTCAAACTTTCTGATTGGCCGACCTCGCCATTGAACAAGACAGAAGGAGCCGAGCGCGGCCTGCCCCCGTTTGCCCTGAAGAGCCTGTATCTCCGGAAAGCACCGCAATTAGAGCAACTGGATTCATGGTTGAGCAAAGACCTGGAAGCCTATGACTATTCCTTTGAGCGGTTTTTACGCTCTAACGGTGCGTCTGACGAAGCCATTCGATTGCTTGAAGTAACCGGCGAACGTACAAGTTCTGTTTCTACGCTTGACCAGATGCGCAACGAAAAAGTGCTGAAAAATGAAATCGCGAGTGGCCCTTACAGTTTGCTTGAGGGCGGTATGAGTCGGTTGCCAGAGGCAATGGCGAGCCGAATTCAGGGCGGGGTTTTCAAGAACAAGAAGGTTGTGGCCATCAACCAGCAGGATGGTGCGGTTGAGGCGGTGTGTGCGGATGGTTCAAGGTACAGGGCTGCTTCTGCCATCGTGACATTGCCATTTTCGGTGTTGCGCGAGGTTGCATTTAATCCACCCTTGCAGGGTGCGCAAGCAGATGCCGTGCAGAACCTTGGCTACAGTCAGGTGACGCAGATCTTTTTCGATGTAAAGAAGCCCTACTGGGAGGAAGATGGGATGCCCGCTTCCATGTTTAGCGATGGTCCCCTGGAACGCATGATGTTTCTGGCGGGCCCGCCGTCGGGCGACGATCAGTATTTGTGGACGTTCATTAGTGGCGCCCGTGAAAAGCATCTGCAGGCAATGAGCGATCAGGAAATCCTGGACTGGTCATGGACAGAGCTTAAACGCCTGCGACCGTCGGTCGAGGGGCGCGTTGAGCCGCGCATGGTGTGGTCGTGGAGCAAGTATCCATACGCTCGGGGCGCCTTTTCTTACTTTGGCCCAGGCCAGGTTACGCGCTTCAAGAATCACCTGGCCGCACCCGCCGGGCGCATTCATTTCGCCGGCGAGCACACTGCCGTGATGCAAACCGGTATGGAAGGGGCGATGGAGTCGGCAGAACGCGTCGCCGTTGAAGTGCTGGAACGTTTATCCAGGAAATCCTGA
- a CDS encoding carboxylesterase family protein — protein MNYRYPGLCAAILACWFLMLPGNSSAREPAIVQTSAGAVHGTQHDGVEVHWGIPYAAPPVGELRWMPPRPAASWQGVRSTAAPGPICPQTGSRERSFEAGPMSEDCLTLNIWIPRIGDISQKLPVMFWIHGGGFRTGAGSWPIYDGTRLAQKAVIVVTINYRLGYLGQFAHPLLSRSQSGQPLANYGLMDQVAALKWIQQNIGAFGGDPDQVTIFGNSSGGVSVNYLMGTPAAKGLFRRAISQSGAVNIAGSRDISKQVGFFPSLEASGEKLAKSLVSVEGAGLLAALRAVPYQKILEVQEKDGGNSLNPVVDGVFIPKSLGQVFFDGEQHAVPLMTGSNTWEQSLLVNTAPPIPPRFILAGVKDLDKLRSIYNNPDEALLANEYFRDGRFAFTSYFLATQMQRVSKPAYLYSYSYVPRALSSVREGAAHGDEVPFIFGNLPGGLHDYAEEQITAEDRNFSNSIANYWIQFAKTGKPDYQGQPHWPPANGESASWMELGATIKALEDFKTIPMQFYMHEARLSLE, from the coding sequence ATGAACTATCGCTATCCAGGGCTTTGCGCCGCCATTCTTGCTTGCTGGTTTCTTATGCTGCCTGGCAACTCCAGTGCCCGGGAGCCCGCGATTGTTCAGACCTCCGCTGGCGCAGTCCATGGTACCCAGCACGATGGCGTGGAGGTACATTGGGGCATTCCGTACGCAGCCCCGCCGGTGGGCGAGCTTCGATGGATGCCGCCTCGACCAGCTGCAAGCTGGCAAGGCGTTCGTTCCACTGCGGCTCCCGGACCGATCTGTCCGCAAACCGGATCGCGCGAACGCAGCTTTGAAGCCGGTCCGATGAGCGAGGACTGCCTCACGCTCAATATATGGATCCCGCGCATCGGGGACATCAGCCAGAAACTGCCAGTCATGTTCTGGATTCACGGTGGTGGATTCCGGACAGGGGCCGGTTCCTGGCCAATCTACGACGGTACGCGGCTCGCTCAAAAGGCTGTGATCGTTGTAACCATCAACTATCGGCTCGGCTATCTGGGGCAATTTGCACATCCACTTCTCAGCCGGTCGCAATCGGGCCAGCCCCTGGCCAACTACGGTTTGATGGATCAAGTGGCTGCCCTGAAGTGGATTCAGCAGAATATCGGCGCGTTCGGTGGCGATCCGGATCAGGTTACGATTTTCGGGAATTCCTCCGGCGGGGTATCCGTGAACTACCTTATGGGCACACCAGCTGCCAAGGGCTTGTTCCGCAGGGCCATATCTCAAAGCGGTGCCGTCAATATTGCAGGCTCAAGGGATATTTCGAAGCAAGTTGGATTTTTTCCGTCACTCGAAGCCAGTGGCGAGAAATTGGCGAAATCTCTGGTGTCTGTTGAGGGTGCCGGGCTACTGGCTGCACTCCGTGCTGTTCCTTATCAAAAGATACTGGAGGTGCAGGAAAAAGATGGTGGTAACTCGCTCAACCCGGTCGTGGATGGTGTGTTCATCCCCAAAAGCCTGGGGCAGGTATTTTTCGACGGCGAGCAGCACGCCGTACCCCTGATGACAGGCAGCAATACCTGGGAGCAAAGCCTGTTGGTCAATACAGCGCCGCCCATTCCACCGCGCTTTATCCTCGCGGGGGTTAAAGACCTGGACAAACTTCGTTCGATCTACAACAACCCTGATGAAGCACTACTTGCGAATGAGTACTTTCGAGACGGGCGGTTTGCATTTACCTCATACTTTTTAGCCACGCAGATGCAGCGCGTGTCGAAACCGGCATACCTGTATTCATATAGCTATGTTCCGCGGGCTCTGTCGAGCGTTCGCGAAGGTGCTGCACATGGTGATGAGGTTCCGTTCATCTTTGGCAACCTGCCGGGTGGCCTGCACGACTATGCAGAGGAGCAGATCACGGCCGAAGACCGTAACTTCTCCAATAGCATTGCAAATTACTGGATCCAGTTCGCAAAGACCGGTAAGCCTGATTACCAGGGTCAGCCGCATTGGCCGCCGGCCAACGGCGAAAGCGCAAGCTGGATGGAACTTGGGGCAACCATCAAGGCCCTTGAAGACTTCAAGACCATTCCGATGCAGTTCTACATGCATGAAGCGCGACTGAGCCTCGAATAG
- a CDS encoding LytTR family transcriptional regulator, translated as MKAIQRIIQFETRGMSLVSGLTFFLGVPLFVAFIFGWNHVIVDRSTPLALSLLFWAGLVMIIWLTSIVACHLAYHLLKKWEPRMIIVLLAGLAISTLVLAWPMRAYSLWGRNMGSDALAPILYAPFTLSFDYAFRLINGVLPGAFLWFGLNLFYDKALGIRRYSYQPDVEPETDPGSSRTADSNPAFMSRLPVAAYGKLIAMKAEDHYVRVFTDNGNSLVHYRFNDAITDVSGHSGLQTHRSWWVRESEIVKLKTQGHRIHLILSSGLEVPVSRSYLNSVKRSLDHLKRLPDQTGQTGNPDVSQQTLQ; from the coding sequence GTGAAAGCCATTCAACGAATCATCCAGTTTGAAACACGAGGAATGTCGCTCGTCTCGGGGCTCACCTTTTTCCTCGGCGTACCCTTATTCGTTGCATTCATATTTGGATGGAATCACGTAATCGTCGACAGGAGCACGCCACTGGCCCTGTCGCTGCTTTTCTGGGCCGGTCTGGTCATGATCATCTGGCTCACTTCGATTGTCGCTTGCCACCTCGCGTATCACCTCCTGAAAAAGTGGGAGCCGCGCATGATCATTGTGCTTTTGGCGGGGCTGGCTATTTCGACCCTGGTCCTGGCATGGCCGATGCGTGCCTACAGTCTTTGGGGCCGCAACATGGGCAGCGATGCCCTTGCTCCGATCCTGTACGCACCCTTCACCCTGTCTTTCGATTATGCGTTCAGGCTGATCAACGGTGTTTTACCGGGGGCCTTTCTGTGGTTTGGCCTGAACCTTTTCTATGACAAGGCCCTAGGTATCCGGCGCTACAGCTATCAGCCTGATGTTGAGCCTGAAACAGATCCGGGTTCCAGTCGAACCGCGGATTCGAATCCCGCCTTTATGTCCCGGCTTCCGGTCGCCGCATACGGCAAGCTCATTGCCATGAAGGCGGAAGACCACTACGTTCGGGTGTTTACCGACAATGGCAATTCACTCGTTCACTATCGCTTTAACGATGCAATCACTGATGTTTCCGGGCATAGCGGCCTGCAAACGCACCGGTCCTGGTGGGTTCGTGAATCGGAAATTGTGAAGCTGAAGACGCAGGGCCACCGCATCCACCTCATACTTTCCAGCGGCCTGGAAGTCCCGGTCAGTCGCAGTTATCTGAATAGCGTGAAGCGCTCACTCGATCACCTGAAACGCCTGCCAGACCAGACAGGACAGACTGGCAATCCGGACGTTTCACAACAAACGCTCCAGTAA
- a CDS encoding TonB-dependent receptor → MINHSYQIKAQLCAMAVVIAVTGQPSVAVAAIEEIVVTTRKREENLQDVPISVTAFTTADMERKGMNNLEDITRQTAGVIFDNGGISAQDMTVIMRGLNPTRGRQNVAILQDGIDVSSESLLTSGGSLLMNTRLFDIERVEVVKGPQMALYGRSAFAGAINYISQRPGDEVEGKVNFDIGDYGQFEAGAGISGPVIENRLSLGINASSWRHDGYYSNSVTNGDLGGEDGYGVSGSALFHATDDLSFWLRAEYSHDDFEPRARAIIPANTMLPVPPSAIPGVTTTTEVPALVGSYGDASGRFPTISQNPRTGYDYTGGRRNIFRSTLTTEWENDAYKVTSLTHYADADVYQFEDAQIVGSSETTETTGGLGFGGEFYFDTTTKLFSQELRLASNGDGPVNWMVGGLYWDERATLYDGSVNVLSSIGSGAAALAPIGTTLPRNLRFNERRTKHWSAFGLVEWAFADQLALTLEGRYVNEYLEVTGSSGNALAIIPSPFFSINYPPSAGLPVTGTDRDSFFTPKATLEWRPADAVMMYASIAKSEKPSGISTLTGGAGGFNVEQNRFDSEKMTTYEIGSKTAWFNDTFQLNAALFYEDFKDKQTSSTVILPDTGIPGVKPENASSAEVWGLELSASWQATDHLSFAASYAWLDTEYKDFQINTSSPDGIASAGNCTVVTVGTSTLCEVDLSGNTLEGVPRNALNASVQYKAPLNNDLDWFVQTEVLYQDERYDSSSNRRWFDSYTLTDLRFGVQAADGWDVMLYVDNVFDDDTIRSGANLPDLRTYVPPATIYNVGKGMLPDPRTFGLRGSYKF, encoded by the coding sequence GTGATTAATCATTCATATCAGATAAAGGCGCAACTGTGCGCTATGGCAGTTGTTATAGCGGTTACTGGTCAACCATCAGTAGCGGTTGCCGCCATTGAAGAGATCGTGGTTACCACCCGCAAACGGGAAGAGAATCTTCAGGATGTGCCGATTTCTGTCACCGCGTTCACGACCGCGGACATGGAACGCAAAGGCATGAATAACCTTGAGGATATTACCCGCCAGACGGCCGGGGTGATTTTCGACAACGGCGGCATTTCCGCCCAGGACATGACGGTCATTATGCGTGGCCTGAATCCGACCCGCGGTCGCCAGAACGTTGCCATTCTTCAGGACGGTATCGACGTGTCGAGCGAGTCGCTGCTCACCTCAGGCGGGTCCCTGCTCATGAACACCCGTCTGTTTGATATCGAGCGGGTTGAGGTGGTGAAAGGTCCGCAAATGGCACTCTACGGGCGAAGTGCCTTTGCAGGCGCCATCAACTACATCAGCCAGCGCCCTGGCGATGAAGTTGAGGGTAAGGTCAACTTTGACATTGGTGATTACGGTCAGTTTGAAGCGGGTGCGGGCATCAGTGGGCCGGTTATAGAAAATCGTCTGTCCCTGGGCATCAACGCCTCATCCTGGCGGCACGATGGCTATTACAGCAACTCTGTAACAAACGGCGACCTGGGCGGCGAAGACGGATACGGGGTCTCGGGATCCGCCTTGTTCCATGCCACGGACGATCTGTCCTTCTGGTTGCGTGCCGAGTATTCGCATGACGATTTCGAGCCACGCGCGCGTGCAATCATCCCGGCCAATACGATGCTACCGGTTCCGCCATCGGCAATACCTGGTGTGACAACCACGACCGAGGTGCCCGCTCTCGTTGGGTCTTATGGGGATGCCTCCGGGCGGTTTCCGACAATCAGCCAGAACCCGCGAACGGGCTATGACTATACGGGTGGCAGGCGCAACATTTTTCGCTCGACGTTGACCACCGAATGGGAAAACGATGCCTATAAGGTGACGTCGCTGACCCATTACGCGGATGCTGACGTTTATCAATTTGAAGATGCCCAGATTGTAGGCAGCTCTGAAACAACGGAGACGACAGGCGGCCTGGGATTTGGCGGCGAATTCTACTTTGACACGACTACGAAGCTGTTCAGCCAGGAACTCAGGTTGGCGTCAAATGGTGATGGACCGGTCAACTGGATGGTTGGCGGTCTTTACTGGGATGAAAGAGCGACGCTATACGACGGTTCCGTGAACGTGTTGAGCAGCATTGGTTCCGGTGCTGCCGCCCTGGCGCCAATTGGCACGACATTGCCCCGCAATTTGCGCTTTAACGAGCGCCGTACCAAGCACTGGTCGGCGTTTGGACTTGTAGAGTGGGCGTTTGCTGACCAGCTTGCGCTGACTCTTGAAGGGCGCTACGTCAATGAATACCTCGAGGTAACCGGGTCATCGGGGAACGCACTTGCCATTATTCCCTCGCCGTTCTTCTCGATTAACTATCCGCCTTCCGCGGGTCTGCCGGTTACCGGAACTGACCGGGACAGCTTCTTTACACCGAAAGCGACGCTTGAATGGAGGCCGGCAGATGCAGTGATGATGTATGCGTCTATCGCAAAGAGCGAGAAGCCAAGCGGAATCAGCACACTTACCGGCGGCGCTGGTGGTTTTAACGTCGAGCAAAACCGTTTTGATTCCGAAAAAATGACCACCTATGAAATTGGTTCCAAAACCGCCTGGTTCAACGATACCTTTCAATTAAATGCGGCCCTCTTTTACGAGGATTTCAAGGACAAGCAAACTTCCTCTACCGTTATTCTCCCGGACACCGGTATACCGGGTGTCAAGCCAGAGAATGCATCATCAGCAGAGGTCTGGGGGCTTGAGCTGAGCGCCTCCTGGCAGGCAACGGACCACCTGTCCTTTGCGGCATCGTATGCATGGCTGGATACAGAATATAAGGACTTCCAGATCAACACTTCGAGCCCGGACGGCATTGCCTCAGCCGGAAACTGTACGGTGGTGACGGTAGGAACGAGTACGCTCTGTGAGGTTGACTTGTCAGGCAACACGCTTGAAGGCGTTCCGCGTAATGCCCTGAATGCGTCGGTGCAATACAAGGCACCCCTCAACAATGATCTGGACTGGTTTGTTCAAACAGAAGTTCTGTATCAGGATGAGCGTTACGACTCAAGTTCCAATCGCAGGTGGTTTGATTCCTACACGCTCACCGATCTGCGGTTTGGCGTTCAGGCTGCTGATGGCTGGGACGTAATGCTCTATGTCGACAACGTTTTCGACGATGACACCATCAGGTCGGGCGCCAATCTGCCTGATCTGCGAACTTATGTGCCGCCTGCAACCATCTACAACGTTGGCAAGGGCATGTTGCCCGATCCGCGTACGTTTGGACTCAGGGGTTCATACAAGTTCTGA
- a CDS encoding winged helix-turn-helix transcriptional regulator, translated as MRKSKQTPGGRALTDVVLELFRLSSRMLTAGDRLVAGLGLTSARWQVLGTIVAAERAQPVAWLARDMGGNRQNVQRIVNDLATEGLVAFQPNPHHRRAQLVVLTDKGNAAFGAAMNVQTPWINQLAGGLRVADVKTTHEVLSTLRRRLEANSEAED; from the coding sequence ATGAGAAAATCAAAGCAGACCCCTGGCGGCCGGGCCCTGACGGACGTCGTCCTTGAACTCTTCCGGCTCAGTAGCCGCATGCTCACCGCAGGGGATCGGCTGGTCGCAGGTCTCGGTCTGACCAGCGCGCGCTGGCAGGTGCTGGGCACCATCGTCGCCGCGGAGCGTGCTCAGCCCGTTGCCTGGTTGGCGCGCGACATGGGCGGAAATCGGCAGAATGTGCAACGGATCGTGAACGATCTGGCCACGGAGGGGCTCGTCGCGTTCCAGCCGAACCCGCATCATCGACGCGCCCAGTTGGTTGTCCTCACTGACAAGGGCAACGCAGCCTTCGGCGCTGCGATGAATGTGCAGACACCCTGGATCAATCAACTGGCGGGCGGCCTTCGGGTTGCGGACGTCAAGACGACTCACGAAGTCCTTTCGACGCTTCGTAGGCGACTGGAAGCCAATAGTGAAGCGGAAGACTAG
- a CDS encoding antibiotic biosynthesis monooxygenase — MLSLRPLDSAFPIEAQLHATATPVVLVNLFTIAESDIPALLAAWESDANWMKRQPGYISTQLHRAIGGSCMFMNYAVWESVAHFRAAFTNPEFLSALGTYPSSTVAQPHLFARVAVPNLCAA; from the coding sequence ATGCTATCCCTGCGACCCTTGGACTCCGCATTTCCAATTGAAGCGCAGCTTCATGCCACGGCCACTCCGGTCGTCCTCGTCAATCTGTTCACGATTGCCGAGAGCGACATCCCGGCGCTGCTGGCAGCCTGGGAATCGGATGCCAACTGGATGAAGCGCCAGCCCGGCTATATCTCGACCCAGCTGCATCGCGCCATCGGCGGCAGCTGCATGTTCATGAACTATGCCGTCTGGGAGTCGGTGGCGCATTTCAGGGCCGCCTTCACGAACCCGGAGTTCCTCAGTGCGCTGGGCACGTATCCCTCGAGCACGGTTGCGCAGCCGCATTTGTTCGCCAGGGTTGCGGTACCCAACCTTTGCGCCGCCTGA
- a CDS encoding Fic family protein: MTPAAAEPYLPAEGAAVLENLAFDLAREASELSAQLHPVVRQSVADLVRSMNCYYSNLIEGHNTHPRDIDRALAADYSSDPHRRDLQLEARAHIEVQQMIDERADDLPCPPVSRAFIEWTHREFCQRVPESLLVVVNPDSGERVPVVPGQLRTRTVAVGRHVAPAPEDLPAFMSRFEHAYDAARLTKPRQVIAVAAAHHRFLWIHPFLDGNGRVARLMSHALLLDIGIGSALWSVSRGLARNSGEYKRLLMAADQPRRNDLDGRGALSQDALIDFCKFFLETCLDQIRYMRELLDPAELQRRMELYVRDEESAERLPRRSFTVLREVLLAGELERGRVPALIDTSERTARRVISALIEKRLLVSGSHKAPLRLGFPIDVVERWFPKLYPAT, encoded by the coding sequence GTGACGCCTGCTGCGGCCGAGCCCTATCTGCCGGCCGAGGGCGCCGCCGTGCTCGAGAATCTGGCCTTCGACCTCGCCCGGGAGGCCAGCGAGCTGTCGGCGCAGTTGCACCCGGTCGTGCGGCAGTCTGTCGCCGACCTTGTGCGTTCGATGAACTGCTACTACTCGAACCTGATCGAGGGTCACAACACTCACCCCCGCGACATCGACCGTGCCCTGGCGGCGGACTATTCCAGCGACCCACATCGCCGCGATCTGCAGCTCGAAGCCCGCGCGCACATTGAAGTGCAGCAGATGATCGATGAACGAGCCGACGACCTGCCGTGTCCGCCAGTCTCGCGTGCCTTCATCGAATGGACGCACCGGGAATTCTGCCAGCGGGTACCCGAAAGTCTTCTCGTCGTCGTGAATCCCGACTCCGGCGAGCGTGTCCCGGTGGTGCCCGGCCAGTTGCGCACCCGCACGGTTGCCGTGGGTCGGCATGTCGCGCCCGCACCCGAGGACCTGCCGGCGTTCATGAGCCGATTCGAGCACGCTTACGATGCAGCGCGCCTGACGAAACCACGGCAGGTGATCGCCGTCGCGGCGGCTCATCATCGATTCCTGTGGATTCACCCGTTCCTCGATGGCAACGGTCGTGTTGCGCGGCTGATGTCGCACGCGCTGCTGCTCGACATCGGTATCGGCTCTGCGCTCTGGTCCGTGTCGCGCGGACTGGCGCGCAACTCGGGCGAGTACAAACGCCTGCTGATGGCTGCCGACCAGCCGCGAAGGAACGATCTCGATGGGCGAGGGGCGCTGTCCCAGGACGCGCTGATCGACTTCTGCAAATTCTTTCTCGAAACCTGCCTCGACCAGATTCGCTACATGCGCGAGCTGCTCGATCCGGCCGAACTCCAGCGCCGCATGGAGTTGTACGTGCGCGACGAGGAAAGCGCGGAGCGGCTTCCGAGGCGCAGCTTCACCGTGTTGCGCGAGGTGTTGCTCGCTGGCGAATTGGAGCGAGGCCGAGTTCCTGCGCTCATCGACACGAGCGAACGCACGGCGCGTCGCGTGATCTCGGCGCTGATCGAAAAGCGCTTGCTCGTCTCGGGCTCGCACAAGGCGCCATTGCGACTGGGGTTCCCGATCGACGTCGTCGAGCGCTGGTTTCCGAAGCTCTATCCGGCGACATGA
- a CDS encoding IS6 family transposase produces MARRIARDPIYSGCRFSAETIETSVRWYITYRLSYRDLVAMLAERGIVVSHTTIMRWVLRYVPEYERRWSRFARSPGSSWRMDETAVAVRGGRHYLYRAVDRRGKSVASLLCNDRSMEAAQAFFRAAVSQDGVPWPEKINVDGNSATHRGLRLLADEDRRWRGVEVRARRYLNNVVEQDHRAIKQRCAPMLGLKSFRSAAITLAGIELAHRIRKQQYSVPMGEGGQVNSLKDSWAAALRDSDVSVRGASDRSSPMHQNSRARAGGQRTHPHVEGQVRYTRKIFLGGGLYLLLHPQGGRYWHYQYRYGDKRKTLSLGTYPDVPNALAQARHRAARQMLAAGVDPSLRRGELRRMDGGSPLGAVEVVGKRLQAA; encoded by the coding sequence ATGGCCAGACGTATCGCGCGCGACCCAATTTACAGCGGTTGTCGCTTTTCCGCAGAGACCATCGAGACCAGCGTTCGCTGGTACATCACCTACCGGCTGAGCTATCGCGATCTGGTTGCGATGCTGGCCGAGCGCGGGATCGTCGTGTCCCATACGACCATCATGCGCTGGGTGCTGCGGTACGTTCCGGAGTACGAGCGGCGATGGTCGAGATTCGCGCGGTCGCCGGGGTCTTCCTGGCGGATGGACGAGACGGCGGTGGCGGTTCGGGGTGGCCGGCACTATCTCTATCGTGCCGTCGATCGGCGCGGAAAGTCCGTGGCATCGCTGCTCTGCAATGATCGCAGTATGGAGGCGGCGCAGGCGTTTTTCCGTGCCGCCGTCAGCCAGGACGGCGTGCCGTGGCCGGAGAAGATCAACGTTGACGGGAACAGCGCCACGCATCGCGGCCTGAGATTGCTCGCCGACGAAGATCGCCGCTGGCGAGGCGTGGAAGTGCGGGCGCGTCGGTATTTGAACAACGTGGTCGAGCAGGACCATCGTGCCATCAAGCAGCGCTGCGCGCCGATGCTGGGCTTGAAGAGTTTCCGGTCGGCTGCGATCACGCTGGCGGGCATCGAGCTCGCGCATCGCATCCGCAAGCAGCAATACTCGGTGCCGATGGGTGAGGGTGGGCAGGTCAATTCGCTCAAGGACTCGTGGGCGGCAGCGCTCAGGGATTCCGATGTGTCCGTGCGCGGCGCCAGCGATCGAAGTTCGCCAATGCACCAGAACTCAAGAGCGCGCGCCGGAGGGCAACGAACGCACCCGCACGTCGAGGGGCAGGTCCGTTACACCCGCAAGATTTTCCTGGGGGGCGGTCTGTATCTGCTCCTTCACCCCCAGGGTGGGCGGTACTGGCACTACCAGTACCGGTACGGCGACAAGCGGAAGACGCTTTCGCTCGGGACCTATCCGGATGTTCCCAATGCTCTGGCGCAGGCACGCCATCGCGCGGCGCGGCAGATGCTCGCCGCAGGCGTAGATCCATCATTGCGGAGGGGCGAACTACGGCGGATGGACGGCGGCAGCCCTCTGGGGGCGGTGGAGGTTGTTGGGAAAAGGCTCCAAGCAGCCTGA